A stretch of the Duncaniella dubosii genome encodes the following:
- the drmB gene encoding DUF1998 domain-containing protein, translating to MEIRTLTQYNQGIGKYKLLSSNAGVGAILPTKSGGFVMPMSSSYWEFIRVVSDKLKNNPETTIDQTLADNLGVEFIDDPRFIIFLRNSESLTKLRCLVGIPHIELDGWNKCNVTAHPLNQRYIERNPQGTGLKEGMFTVPAITFPRWFFSKRPSHDLMTVDDWFKMWKERRCNDGLPEYFAPPRDPKSPTTKLHKSRLPEGKNQVYNLLEQVSMVLICRNGHMSDIPWDKYFCAVKKLGKDIVHKEGFDLFGFDTDEYPCPESTNGKHQLQWHENRAHSESFGMLKCGCCGQSTSLEGIMNLQPSCPGHRPWEGIGARDNVKCTHRGQTVNMKWALVTSNSVYYAENFSSLYLPSCYLDSATSLSDSEQRFLNLLTTRWYTRYSQRNPDKTRNDYINSITTEDLIDKASDSGYDVTAQDMNRIVAAFLSADAEPSSSDSREEYRFSEFSVFQNNSKSKESSDKLEFKDIDLPESLKPYFSKIQQVETLGVSATQINFSRVQMPQPEVVDGVTRYPSSMKIFKEPNEEVLVMPANQTFGEGLFFSLNEDLISQWVERNSAVFQKRYPQNRHMENIYENVAAMMQKGGVEKFYLLHTLSHIIMKELEFSCGYPTASLKERLYFSERMCGVLIYTADGSEGSMGGLVWQGQPDLIENIIKTALNRAIDCSSDPICWENDSDPLNYAACFSCAMVSETSCEQRNLGLDRRILVDDEFGFFKDLCLR from the coding sequence ATGGAGATACGAACATTAACTCAATATAATCAAGGAATAGGGAAGTATAAATTACTTTCTTCAAACGCTGGTGTTGGTGCTATTTTACCCACCAAGTCAGGTGGATTTGTAATGCCGATGTCATCTTCATACTGGGAATTTATTAGAGTCGTATCAGACAAATTAAAAAATAATCCTGAGACTACAATTGATCAAACCCTTGCTGATAATCTGGGAGTGGAATTTATAGATGATCCAAGGTTTATTATATTCCTACGAAATTCTGAATCCTTGACTAAACTTCGATGTTTAGTTGGCATACCACATATAGAACTTGATGGCTGGAATAAATGCAATGTAACAGCTCATCCTTTAAATCAACGTTATATAGAAAGGAATCCACAAGGAACAGGGCTAAAAGAAGGGATGTTTACTGTACCGGCTATTACATTCCCTCGTTGGTTCTTTTCAAAGCGACCAAGTCATGACCTAATGACTGTTGACGATTGGTTTAAAATGTGGAAAGAGCGAAGATGCAATGATGGTTTACCAGAGTACTTTGCCCCTCCAAGAGATCCTAAATCGCCTACCACTAAATTACATAAATCAAGATTGCCTGAGGGAAAGAATCAGGTCTATAATTTGCTGGAACAAGTATCCATGGTGCTAATTTGCAGGAACGGCCATATGTCAGATATCCCTTGGGATAAATACTTTTGCGCTGTGAAAAAGCTAGGCAAAGACATAGTTCACAAAGAAGGCTTTGATCTTTTCGGCTTTGACACAGATGAATACCCATGCCCTGAATCAACTAACGGTAAGCATCAATTACAATGGCATGAGAATAGAGCTCATTCAGAAAGCTTTGGTATGCTAAAATGTGGCTGTTGCGGACAGTCTACAAGCCTCGAAGGTATTATGAACCTTCAGCCTTCGTGTCCTGGGCATCGTCCTTGGGAAGGAATCGGAGCTAGGGATAATGTGAAATGCACCCATCGTGGTCAGACTGTTAATATGAAGTGGGCACTTGTAACCAGTAATAGCGTCTACTATGCTGAGAATTTCAGTAGCCTTTATCTACCAAGTTGTTATTTAGACTCTGCTACCAGTCTCAGTGATTCGGAGCAAAGATTTCTTAATCTGCTTACAACCAGGTGGTACACTAGATACAGCCAGCGTAATCCTGATAAAACGCGGAATGACTATATAAACTCAATAACTACTGAGGATTTGATAGATAAAGCATCCGATAGTGGATATGATGTGACAGCGCAAGATATGAATCGCATCGTAGCTGCTTTCTTATCGGCTGATGCCGAGCCATCATCTTCAGATTCAAGAGAGGAATATCGTTTTTCAGAATTCTCTGTATTTCAGAACAACAGCAAATCCAAAGAATCTTCCGATAAGCTGGAGTTCAAGGATATTGATTTACCGGAATCCCTAAAGCCATACTTCTCCAAAATTCAACAGGTAGAGACCCTTGGAGTTAGTGCTACTCAAATAAACTTTTCAAGAGTACAAATGCCCCAACCGGAAGTGGTCGATGGAGTGACTCGATATCCTAGTAGTATGAAAATCTTCAAAGAACCGAATGAGGAGGTTCTTGTTATGCCTGCCAATCAGACATTCGGAGAGGGGCTGTTTTTTAGTCTTAACGAAGACCTAATATCTCAATGGGTTGAAAGAAACTCTGCCGTATTCCAAAAACGATATCCGCAGAATCGCCACATGGAGAATATTTATGAAAATGTGGCAGCTATGATGCAAAAAGGTGGAGTCGAAAAATTTTATCTTTTGCATACGCTCTCCCATATAATCATGAAAGAACTCGAATTCTCTTGTGGATATCCTACTGCGAGTCTTAAGGAGCGCCTTTACTTCTCCGAAAGGATGTGCGGCGTTCTTATATACACAGCGGATGGCTCGGAAGGCAGTATGGGTGGACTCGTATGGCAAGGACAACCAGATCTCATAGAGAATATAATCAAGACCGCATTAAATAGAGCAATCGATTGTTCTTCAGACCCTATATGTTGGGAGAATGACAGTGATCCGCTAAACTATGCAGCTTGTTTCTCATGTGCCATGGTATCAGAAACTTCTTGTGAACAACGCAATCTGGGGCTTGATCGACGCATTCTCGTTGATGATGAATTTGGATTTTTCAAAGACCTTTGTTTAAGATAA
- a CDS encoding helicase-related protein, producing the protein MSNIIDIKRDSLEAFIREQMMGPNGCRGKFSYHTDAEDTVCQEEVVNTTPGSIYSTAILFPKQIPVEDCQDSGEDRAKSDESFDTDEVATSEMAPVEAPQQETNFELYRQEEIDDEDIYSLSRRFPHAIGMSCCLAKEALINGNLRISISGRYYKKITGIDRRNIRVNLTDNDKLFNDFWDSTQTVHQYFLFDGKSLSIKDINSKNISNVKQLLRDLNQELALRIANRLDIVEKVKAPYRFLLSYREYLFNQLRQVKDGQYLSDEIINKYRECILEIENYETIISYFDDLLSMYDKKSFGFWRSISFTKEIDLSSIPLDKLQGHKTIFKPEDYPALKNIILDTVSNRNVEGSNSSDRYISLSAWLQITKDSRSDNDDIVYLKLLIQNDSTPFQEDKHNYFSIVNEQVNLFCFFGIKGSVISDYLLPYRKNENYEDISKAEDKLNYLYREIEDYGVGHMCSVDWNKDSKGKVNEVFIEFIPSFETPDVEPVPRKKFSEYVATDGVMVPAPFLEDTNVLQFKRLSSFSEVSDNEVINELKKFVNSYGLWIQEMRERLDAGDLEFGNANLDECESDYMRMFSNINDILSSNPTALKAFRVMNSAMYMQLWHNMTKNQEIVRELGRRKLNADFYKSSSDEIFKEGEHAAWRPFQLAFILLNLDGIFNNPKDPQWNKRNELVDLVWFPTGGGKTEAYLGLIALCILNRRISHGDKGGGVSAIMRYTLRLLTTQQFQRALRLIMALEQIRRWEPNYYGGNAISIGLYVGDASLPNTKRDLREEAIKWSGRGTTNNTKIPMDLCPWCGKRLKYDPGVQQFFCENRNCTFGRKAVPVELCDESIYENPPSLLFGTVDKFAAIARRVSTSNREKTKDSRRIFGTAAGFLTPDLIIQDELHLLLGPLGSAVSFFEGAIDQLCSREETLENGNKITLRPKIISSTATTRNTELQIRALYDRSVNIFPKNGLTHDDSFFSFYKREKVDNKEQYCSKRKYIGIMPTGRTQMTTQMRLAAIIFVHRAIFELEYGNEVDFDKAADNYYSVLSYFNSLREVGKTDALFYTEYAKYTKRLFKRVLRYGNLIDCFYSGDNLGKAELTSRLSGEEINGKFAEVGQRWEMAHRLPFKDEDGNWNKAAVPPDYILATNMISVGLDVSRFNTIIMNSMPRNIAEYIQASSRVARSVKGLVLTLHNPFRSRDVSHFERFREFHEKLYYYVEPISITPFSKKSVEKYLPLYMASIIRHLMPELANNNDASQINKNKLKDKAMDIVSTYFIERYERSQRLPNKLEKQLLTTIQLKDIEQLISSALDQWCIMATDHPSNLVYENKGVMRNDRTSLFTSPNDYEETKNVSNWTVSSSLRMIEPEAVLNVRVLYQRD; encoded by the coding sequence ATGTCAAACATTATAGATATCAAAAGAGACTCTTTAGAGGCTTTTATTAGGGAACAAATGATGGGTCCCAATGGATGCCGAGGGAAGTTTTCATATCATACGGACGCTGAGGATACTGTATGTCAAGAGGAAGTGGTAAATACCACTCCCGGTTCAATCTATAGCACTGCGATTCTTTTCCCTAAACAAATTCCTGTAGAAGATTGCCAAGATTCAGGCGAGGATAGAGCTAAATCTGATGAATCATTTGACACAGATGAGGTTGCTACAAGCGAGATGGCTCCAGTAGAGGCACCGCAACAAGAGACTAACTTCGAACTCTACAGACAAGAAGAAATTGACGATGAAGATATTTATTCTTTAAGCCGAAGATTCCCTCATGCTATTGGTATGTCATGTTGCTTGGCCAAAGAAGCTTTGATAAATGGGAACCTTCGGATTTCTATCTCGGGTAGATATTATAAAAAAATTACTGGGATAGACCGCCGTAACATTAGGGTCAATCTTACAGACAATGACAAGCTCTTTAATGATTTCTGGGACTCGACTCAGACTGTTCATCAATACTTTTTATTTGATGGGAAATCCCTCTCGATCAAAGATATTAATTCTAAGAATATATCTAATGTCAAACAGCTTTTAAGAGATTTAAATCAAGAGTTAGCATTACGAATCGCTAATAGACTTGACATTGTAGAGAAGGTTAAAGCTCCATATAGATTTTTGCTTTCGTATCGCGAATATCTATTCAACCAATTACGTCAAGTTAAAGACGGGCAGTACCTTTCTGACGAAATTATTAATAAATATCGAGAATGCATACTTGAAATTGAGAATTACGAGACAATCATCTCATATTTTGACGACTTGCTCTCCATGTATGACAAAAAGAGTTTCGGATTCTGGAGATCTATATCTTTTACAAAGGAGATTGACTTATCTAGTATTCCGTTAGACAAGCTGCAAGGTCATAAGACAATCTTTAAACCGGAAGATTATCCGGCTCTAAAAAATATCATTTTAGATACTGTCTCTAACCGCAATGTAGAGGGCAGCAATTCATCTGATAGATATATATCATTATCCGCTTGGTTACAAATAACTAAAGATAGCCGAAGTGATAATGACGATATAGTTTATTTGAAACTACTGATTCAGAATGATTCAACGCCCTTCCAAGAAGACAAACATAATTATTTCTCGATAGTAAATGAGCAGGTTAACCTTTTCTGTTTCTTTGGCATAAAAGGGTCTGTAATCAGCGATTATCTTTTGCCATATCGAAAGAATGAAAATTATGAAGACATCTCAAAAGCAGAAGATAAACTCAACTACCTATATCGAGAAATAGAGGACTATGGTGTAGGCCACATGTGTTCAGTTGATTGGAATAAAGATTCAAAAGGCAAAGTAAATGAAGTTTTCATTGAATTTATACCGTCTTTTGAAACACCTGATGTTGAACCAGTGCCTAGAAAAAAGTTTTCTGAGTATGTTGCGACAGACGGTGTAATGGTTCCTGCCCCATTTTTAGAAGACACCAATGTGCTTCAGTTTAAGCGATTATCATCGTTTTCAGAGGTTTCTGACAATGAAGTCATAAACGAACTGAAAAAATTCGTCAACTCTTATGGTTTGTGGATTCAAGAAATGAGAGAACGATTGGATGCTGGAGATCTCGAATTTGGGAATGCCAACTTGGATGAGTGCGAATCGGATTATATGCGAATGTTCTCTAATATTAATGATATTTTGTCATCAAATCCAACTGCGCTTAAGGCTTTTAGAGTAATGAATTCAGCCATGTATATGCAATTATGGCATAACATGACCAAAAATCAAGAAATAGTAAGAGAGCTCGGCCGCCGAAAACTTAATGCTGATTTCTACAAATCATCAAGTGATGAAATATTTAAAGAAGGTGAACACGCTGCTTGGCGACCATTTCAGTTGGCTTTCATTTTGCTTAACCTAGATGGCATTTTCAATAATCCGAAAGATCCTCAGTGGAATAAAAGGAATGAACTAGTAGATTTAGTCTGGTTTCCAACTGGTGGTGGTAAAACGGAAGCATATCTTGGACTGATTGCCTTGTGCATATTAAACAGAAGAATCTCTCATGGGGATAAAGGTGGAGGAGTATCTGCGATAATGCGTTACACACTTCGTCTTCTTACCACACAACAATTTCAACGAGCCTTAAGGCTTATAATGGCCTTAGAGCAAATCCGACGTTGGGAACCCAATTATTATGGAGGTAATGCTATCTCAATAGGCCTTTATGTAGGAGATGCTTCCCTTCCAAATACAAAGAGAGATCTAAGAGAAGAAGCAATCAAATGGTCAGGAAGGGGAACTACAAACAATACCAAAATCCCAATGGATTTATGTCCTTGGTGTGGAAAACGTTTAAAATATGATCCCGGTGTACAGCAATTCTTTTGCGAGAATAGGAATTGTACATTCGGTAGAAAAGCGGTGCCAGTAGAACTCTGTGATGAATCAATCTACGAAAATCCCCCGTCACTATTATTTGGAACCGTTGATAAATTTGCTGCTATTGCACGCAGAGTCTCCACTTCAAATAGAGAAAAGACAAAGGATTCCCGCAGAATTTTTGGAACTGCGGCAGGTTTCTTGACTCCAGATTTGATTATTCAAGATGAACTGCATTTGCTGTTGGGGCCTCTAGGAAGTGCCGTTAGTTTCTTCGAAGGAGCTATAGACCAACTATGCAGCAGAGAAGAAACTCTCGAAAACGGGAATAAAATAACCTTACGTCCCAAAATAATATCATCTACCGCTACCACAAGAAATACGGAATTACAGATTCGTGCTCTCTACGATCGTAGTGTAAATATTTTCCCAAAAAATGGATTAACGCACGATGATTCGTTTTTCTCTTTTTATAAGAGAGAGAAAGTTGATAATAAAGAACAATATTGTTCCAAGAGAAAATATATTGGCATTATGCCTACGGGAAGAACGCAGATGACAACGCAGATGCGTTTAGCTGCCATTATATTCGTCCACCGGGCAATATTTGAACTGGAATATGGGAATGAAGTGGACTTTGATAAAGCAGCAGACAATTATTATTCAGTATTATCTTACTTCAATAGCCTTCGCGAAGTAGGTAAAACTGATGCTTTATTCTATACGGAATACGCTAAATACACAAAACGTTTGTTTAAACGAGTTCTTAGATATGGCAATCTTATTGATTGTTTCTATTCGGGAGACAATTTAGGTAAAGCAGAGCTTACTAGTCGACTGTCTGGAGAAGAAATAAACGGAAAATTTGCTGAAGTAGGACAGCGTTGGGAAATGGCTCATCGTCTTCCATTTAAGGATGAGGATGGCAATTGGAATAAAGCGGCTGTTCCTCCGGATTATATTTTAGCGACAAACATGATTTCAGTTGGACTTGATGTGAGCAGGTTCAACACTATAATCATGAATTCGATGCCTCGTAATATTGCAGAATATATCCAAGCAAGTTCTCGTGTTGCCCGAAGCGTAAAGGGATTAGTTTTGACCCTACATAATCCTTTCCGTTCAAGAGACGTTTCTCATTTTGAACGTTTCAGGGAATTCCATGAGAAGCTCTACTATTATGTAGAGCCAATTTCGATTACCCCGTTCTCGAAGAAATCTGTGGAGAAATATCTCCCTTTGTATATGGCTTCAATTATTCGACATTTGATGCCCGAATTAGCGAATAATAATGATGCTTCTCAGATTAATAAGAACAAGCTTAAAGATAAGGCAATGGATATCGTGTCAACATATTTTATAGAACGATATGAGAGAAGTCAACGCCTTCCAAATAAGCTTGAAAAACAATTGCTTACTACGATTCAGTTAAAAGATATTGAACAACTTATATCTTCCGCATTGGATCAATGGTGCATTATGGCAACCGATCATCCGTCAAATCTTGTGTATGAAAACAAAGGAGTTATGCGGAATGACAGGACCTCATTATTTACATCTCCCAATGATTATGAGGAAACTAAAAATGTAAGTAATTGGACTGTTTCTTCGTCCTTAAGAATGATTGAACCTGAAGCAGTACTCAATGTACGTGTTTTATACCAAAGAGATTAA